In Herpetosiphonaceae bacterium, a single window of DNA contains:
- a CDS encoding condensation domain-containing protein yields the protein LLRLAAAEYILLLTLHHSIADGWSVGVLSREVAAAYAAVRAGHLPDHTPLPVQYADYARWQRQWLAGPAGARLRRYWQRQLDQAPMILDLPTDRPRPATLSYSGKRHPFSFSQDLTAAVERLSQQTGVTVFMTLLAAFATVLSRASRQDDLLIGAPSANRAHTETERLIGFFANTLALRVQLAGDPRFRELLQRVRATCLGAYAHQDLPFEHLVELLRPPRDLRYTALIQTLFVLQNAPLPPFELPGIEAEMLEADTQAAKFDLTLSMLETSGVLSGTLEYNRDLFDETTIVRLLANFEEVLSRASADPDIRLSTIYARIPSPKLQIVVAASFTADPIADALAFWMEEFNIPLRLDFAAYGQVFQQLLDPTSSFGANVDGINVVLLRLEDWAQHCDSAREFGARLRQNSADFCDAVRSFAAAQPCLIGLCPPSDAVAADPDRLRHVIEAQQALTQALAALDSVHMLDLTGIAAEYAIAQVNDAQTDALGHIPYTDAGFAALGTAIARTIVGLASLRPDVIVLDCDHTLWQGIVGEDEPEQVRVTPPYAALQELMLRQARRGARLCLCSNNREADVIAAFRSHPDQPLRLSHLTSWRINWESTADNLRALANELRVPLDRLLYISQSPVACAEARALLPQVMTLQLPANPDDIPAFLRHVWILQPADVSPRPAVSADRIAVPADVALSG from the coding sequence GCTGCTGCGCCTGGCCGCAGCTGAGTATATCCTGCTGCTGACGCTGCACCACAGCATCGCCGATGGCTGGTCGGTGGGCGTGCTCAGCCGCGAAGTCGCGGCGGCCTACGCGGCGGTGCGTGCGGGACACCTTCCCGATCACACGCCGCTGCCGGTGCAGTACGCCGACTACGCGCGCTGGCAGCGCCAGTGGCTCGCCGGGCCTGCGGGCGCGCGCCTCCGCCGCTACTGGCAGCGCCAGCTCGATCAGGCCCCCATGATCCTCGATCTGCCCACCGATCGCCCACGCCCGGCGACGCTCAGCTATTCCGGCAAACGCCACCCGTTCAGCTTCTCCCAGGATCTAACGGCGGCGGTCGAGCGGCTGAGCCAGCAGACGGGTGTTACCGTCTTTATGACGCTGCTGGCGGCCTTCGCCACGGTGCTCAGCCGCGCCAGCCGCCAGGATGATCTGCTGATCGGCGCGCCGAGCGCCAACCGCGCCCATACAGAAACCGAGCGGCTGATCGGCTTTTTCGCCAACACGCTGGCGCTGCGGGTGCAGCTTGCGGGCGATCCGCGCTTTCGCGAGCTGCTCCAGCGCGTGCGCGCGACGTGCCTCGGCGCCTACGCCCATCAAGATCTGCCCTTCGAGCATCTGGTCGAGCTGCTCCGCCCGCCGCGCGATCTGCGCTACACCGCGCTGATCCAGACGCTCTTCGTGCTGCAAAACGCGCCGCTGCCGCCCTTCGAGCTGCCGGGTATCGAGGCGGAGATGCTGGAGGCCGACACCCAGGCGGCCAAGTTCGACCTGACGCTCTCGATGCTGGAGACGAGTGGCGTCCTCTCCGGCACGCTGGAGTACAACCGCGACCTTTTCGACGAGACGACGATCGTGCGGCTGCTGGCGAACTTCGAGGAGGTTCTGAGCCGCGCGAGTGCCGATCCCGACATCAGGCTCTCGACGATCTATGCGCGTATCCCATCGCCGAAGCTTCAGATCGTTGTGGCGGCTAGCTTCACCGCCGATCCGATCGCCGATGCGCTGGCCTTTTGGATGGAAGAGTTCAACATTCCACTGCGGCTGGACTTCGCGGCCTATGGTCAGGTCTTTCAGCAGCTTCTCGATCCCACCAGCAGCTTCGGCGCGAACGTCGACGGCATCAACGTTGTGTTGCTGCGGCTCGAAGATTGGGCGCAGCACTGCGACAGCGCGCGCGAGTTCGGCGCGCGGCTGCGGCAGAATAGCGCGGACTTCTGCGATGCCGTTCGCAGCTTCGCCGCTGCGCAGCCCTGTTTGATCGGCCTGTGTCCGCCCTCCGATGCCGTTGCCGCCGATCCCGATCGTCTGCGTCACGTGATCGAGGCCCAGCAGGCGCTCACGCAGGCGCTCGCAGCGCTCGACTCGGTCCATATGCTCGATCTGACCGGCATCGCCGCCGAGTATGCGATCGCGCAGGTCAACGACGCACAGACCGACGCGCTCGGACATATTCCGTACACCGACGCGGGCTTTGCCGCGCTTGGCACCGCGATTGCGCGGACGATCGTCGGGCTGGCCTCTCTCAGGCCCGATGTGATCGTGCTGGACTGTGACCATACGCTGTGGCAGGGTATCGTCGGCGAGGATGAGCCTGAGCAGGTGCGAGTCACGCCGCCGTATGCCGCGCTTCAGGAGTTGATGCTGCGGCAAGCGCGGCGCGGCGCGCGGCTGTGTCTGTGCAGCAACAACCGCGAGGCCGACGTGATCGCGGCGTTCCGCAGCCACCCCGACCAGCCACTGCGGCTGAGTCATCTGACCTCCTGGCGCATCAACTGGGAGTCGACCGCCGACAACCTGCGGGCGCTGGCAAATGAGCTGCGCGTGCCGCTGGATCGCCTGCTCTACATCAGCCAGAGTCCGGTCGCATGTGCCGAGGCTCGCGCCCTGCTGCCACAGGTGATGACGCTTCAGCTTCCGGCCAACCCCGACGATATTCCGGCATTTTTGCGCCACGTCTGGATCTTACAGCCCGCCGATGTGTCGCCCCGGCCCGCTGTTTCCGCCGATCGGATCGCGGTTCCGGCGGATGTGGCGCTATCAGGATAG
- a CDS encoding acyl carrier protein has product MSLEELFGSILDVEPSSLTDATAQAALKAWDSMAHVNLIAALEETYGVQFSTQEIQQMTSIGAARGLLRRKGADV; this is encoded by the coding sequence ATGAGCCTTGAGGAGCTTTTCGGCAGTATTCTCGACGTGGAGCCATCATCGCTGACGGACGCGACAGCGCAGGCCGCGCTCAAAGCCTGGGATAGCATGGCGCATGTCAATCTGATCGCGGCGCTGGAGGAAACCTACGGAGTTCAGTTCAGCACCCAGGAGATCCAGCAGATGACGTCAATCGGCGCGGCGCGTGGGCTGCTGCGCCGCAAAGGAGCCGACGTATGA
- a CDS encoding HAD-IIIC family phosphatase, protein MSLLSIRLRWKQILRSERPEQLRVAVLASFTAAPIVPYCGVALEDLGLPADIWIGPFNQIAQECLSDASETAAYNPDLLLCWPRLEELWSGQPLPLVADNRRYVDDALALAETCLDAARRWQCTLIFVLPALPEVRPLGLGDAHLTTGIAATATLVREQLRRRLSGQRHVLLLDLEEIVRALGSSASYDERMFAIAKIPFTEACFQAVGERLARLIRISRRAARKVVVVDADHTLWGGVVGEDGMDGVDLRDGGAGEAFRSFQAFLLELRRAGVLLALCSKNHEDDVRAVFERREMRLKQAHFAAWRIGWQPKSEVLRQIADELGLGLDSLVLIDDNPAEIAEVSAALPEVACICMPADPAEWPRVMAAAGCLDRLPPTAEDLQRADFYAQERQRESVRSQSISREEYLAQLDVQVQIFAPTAGDLPRLSQLVTKTNQFNLNCRRRSQPELAALCADQRYVVRLIQAQDRYGDYGIVGAYIVDLEAQSAELDTFLLSCRALGRGIEEAMLADLFDELEQRGQHSLVAAVEEHPRNEPARRFFASLGAASCGQPGELRRPGWPAYIVQGEAARR, encoded by the coding sequence ATGAGCCTGCTATCGATCCGCCTGCGCTGGAAGCAGATCCTTCGCTCGGAGCGACCGGAGCAGCTTCGGGTGGCCGTGCTGGCAAGCTTCACCGCCGCGCCGATCGTGCCGTACTGCGGCGTGGCGCTGGAAGATCTTGGCCTGCCCGCCGACATCTGGATCGGCCCGTTCAACCAGATCGCGCAGGAATGCCTCTCCGACGCCAGCGAAACTGCGGCGTACAATCCCGATCTGCTTCTGTGCTGGCCCCGGCTTGAGGAGCTGTGGAGCGGACAGCCGCTCCCGCTGGTCGCTGACAACCGCCGCTATGTCGACGATGCGCTGGCGCTGGCCGAAACCTGTCTGGACGCGGCCCGACGCTGGCAGTGTACGCTGATCTTCGTGCTGCCCGCGCTGCCGGAAGTCCGTCCGCTTGGCCTGGGCGATGCCCATCTGACCACCGGCATCGCCGCGACGGCAACGCTGGTCCGCGAGCAGCTTCGGCGTCGGCTGAGCGGGCAGCGCCATGTGCTGCTGCTCGACCTGGAAGAGATCGTGCGGGCGCTCGGCAGCAGCGCCAGCTACGACGAGCGCATGTTTGCCATCGCCAAGATCCCGTTTACCGAAGCGTGCTTCCAGGCGGTCGGCGAGCGGCTGGCGCGACTGATCCGGATCAGCCGCAGGGCAGCGCGCAAAGTCGTGGTGGTCGATGCCGACCATACGCTGTGGGGCGGCGTGGTCGGCGAGGATGGGATGGATGGCGTCGATCTGCGCGATGGCGGCGCGGGCGAGGCGTTTCGCAGCTTCCAGGCATTTTTGCTTGAGCTGCGTCGGGCAGGGGTGCTGCTGGCGCTGTGCAGCAAGAACCACGAAGACGATGTGCGGGCGGTCTTCGAGCGGCGCGAGATGCGGCTCAAACAAGCGCACTTCGCCGCGTGGCGCATCGGCTGGCAGCCCAAATCGGAGGTGCTGCGCCAGATCGCCGACGAGCTTGGCCTGGGCCTCGATAGCCTGGTGCTGATCGACGACAATCCGGCAGAGATCGCCGAGGTCAGCGCGGCGCTGCCGGAGGTTGCCTGCATCTGCATGCCCGCCGATCCCGCCGAGTGGCCGCGCGTCATGGCTGCGGCGGGCTGCCTGGATCGCCTGCCGCCGACCGCCGAGGACTTGCAGCGCGCCGATTTCTACGCCCAGGAGCGACAGCGGGAGAGCGTACGCAGCCAGAGCATATCGCGCGAGGAGTACCTGGCTCAGCTCGACGTGCAGGTGCAGATCTTCGCGCCGACCGCTGGCGATCTGCCCCGGCTGAGCCAGCTTGTCACCAAAACCAATCAGTTCAACCTCAACTGTCGCCGTCGCAGCCAGCCGGAGCTCGCCGCGCTCTGCGCCGATCAGCGCTACGTCGTGCGGCTGATTCAGGCGCAAGATCGCTATGGCGACTATGGCATCGTGGGCGCGTACATTGTCGATCTGGAAGCGCAATCCGCCGAGCTGGACACCTTTCTGCTGAGCTGTCGGGCGCTGGGCCGTGGCATCGAGGAGGCTATGCTCGCCGATCTCTTCGACGAGCTGGAGCAGCGCGGCCAGCACAGCCTTGTCGCCGCCGTCGAGGAGCATCCGCGCAACGAGCCAGCCCGGCGCTTCTTCGCTTCGCTCGGCGCGGCGAGCTGCGGCCAGCCCGGCGAGCTACGCCGACCAGGCTGGCCCGCCTATATCGTCCAGGGGGAGGCGGCGCGGCGATGA
- a CDS encoding SDR family NAD(P)-dependent oxidoreductase, whose translation MSGDPHSPKATLRFSDDDLACFSAASHDRNPLHLSAEYARKTAYGRPVVFGILGALVCLGHLTARPDDELTSLVLEFLSPIFPGVAYRIEIRQQTEESASVRLYDGQRAVLRLNVCFRPGSGTRPAQDHETVAPAHTEALDRRAADLVPGSGVSGCYTPDWHQLADLIARWDLADKGLSPMQVAALLWASYLIGMELPGRRALFARLALEWEPQSEAGPLSYRAVVRTLDPRFNLLRLDVALDTPTGAPTAKGELRAFVLPEARGLLDAPFERSERLAGRVALVIGASRGLGARLAQALALQGCTVVANFQRSAAEAEQLQRQLGPEGTDAPGKVVLLQGDGGDAAWCAAARQRVLADYGRLDMLICNASPALVPLWLDPGALERIHDYVARSLALVSTPLAVFLETLSEHDGRVVVLSSAAVTSPPAAWPHYVAAKSAIEGLAAVAAREYPMVHFLVARPPRLQTDLTSTPTEYQAALPPEPVAARIAAWLASPGSAGQIEILQSFT comes from the coding sequence ATGAGCGGCGATCCTCACAGCCCAAAGGCGACGCTGCGCTTCTCCGACGACGATCTGGCCTGCTTCAGCGCGGCCAGCCACGACCGCAACCCGCTGCATCTGTCGGCGGAGTACGCGCGCAAAACCGCGTACGGCAGGCCGGTTGTCTTCGGCATCCTGGGCGCGCTGGTCTGCCTGGGCCATCTCACGGCTCGACCCGATGATGAGCTGACGAGCCTGGTGCTAGAGTTTCTCAGCCCGATCTTTCCGGGCGTTGCGTATCGCATCGAGATCAGACAGCAGACGGAGGAGAGCGCCAGCGTGCGGCTCTACGACGGTCAGCGCGCCGTGCTGCGGCTCAACGTCTGCTTCCGGCCCGGCAGCGGGACGCGGCCAGCTCAGGATCATGAGACGGTCGCGCCCGCGCATACCGAGGCGCTGGATCGTCGGGCTGCCGACCTCGTACCCGGCAGCGGCGTCTCCGGCTGCTACACGCCCGACTGGCATCAGCTTGCGGATCTCATCGCGCGCTGGGATCTGGCCGACAAAGGTCTGAGCCCGATGCAGGTTGCCGCGCTGCTCTGGGCCAGCTATCTGATCGGCATGGAGCTGCCCGGACGAAGGGCGCTCTTCGCGCGGCTGGCGCTGGAGTGGGAGCCGCAATCCGAGGCCGGGCCGCTGAGCTATCGGGCCGTAGTGCGCACGCTGGATCCGCGCTTCAATCTGCTGCGCCTCGACGTAGCGCTGGACACTCCTACCGGCGCTCCCACCGCAAAGGGCGAGCTACGGGCGTTCGTGCTGCCTGAGGCTCGCGGCCTGCTGGACGCGCCCTTCGAGCGCTCCGAGCGGCTGGCGGGCCGTGTGGCGCTGGTGATCGGCGCGAGCCGTGGGCTTGGCGCGCGGCTGGCGCAGGCGCTCGCGCTGCAAGGCTGTACGGTCGTCGCCAACTTTCAGCGCAGCGCCGCCGAGGCCGAGCAACTTCAGCGGCAGCTTGGCCCAGAGGGCACCGACGCGCCCGGCAAGGTCGTCTTGCTGCAAGGCGACGGCGGCGACGCCGCGTGGTGCGCTGCCGCTCGTCAGCGCGTCCTTGCCGACTATGGACGGCTGGATATGCTGATCTGCAACGCCTCTCCAGCGCTGGTGCCGCTCTGGCTCGATCCCGGCGCGCTTGAGCGCATCCATGACTACGTTGCGCGCAGCCTGGCGCTGGTCAGCACGCCGCTGGCGGTGTTTCTGGAGACGCTGAGCGAGCACGATGGCCGGGTGGTCGTGCTTTCTTCGGCGGCGGTCACATCGCCGCCCGCCGCGTGGCCGCATTATGTCGCGGCCAAGAGCGCGATCGAAGGGCTAGCCGCCGTTGCCGCGCGCGAGTACCCGATGGTTCATTTTCTGGTGGCACGACCGCCCCGCCTGCAAACCGATCTGACCAGCACGCCGACCGAGTATCAGGCCGCGCTGCCGCCGGAGCCGGTCGCGGCGCGGATCGCGGCGTGGCTGGCCTCGCCCGGCTCGGCGGGACAGATCGAGATCCTCCAATCGTTTACGTGA
- a CDS encoding amino acid adenylation domain-containing protein, whose amino-acid sequence MRLEDFLAQLQVEVTLEPLVEGDLAHVAYLTERTAEFHLTGRARSVDELATLLEADQSGGWLVAVRDRFGDYGVAGAIVVAWDRTEALVDSFVLNCRVLGKQVEDLTLQQVAHIVQARGCERIRLVHRATPRNGAAAAFVEHIAGDRLQTTEDGCQVTLPLAVLTTAPTLAAPSQRPRAASSIARPAAAAARHDSSAASDLLAMRWERLAPTRRSALVSEIATTLRSGDRILAQIRQRRRHSRELTQHYAPPRTELERSIAVLWQELLGVDQVGRDDDFFALGGHSLLAAQVVGRLRSAYHMDLPLRRLFEHPTIAELARCIEQTEPSTAVPQVPIVPVPRDEPLPLSFAQRRLWFLDQLQPGNAAYNVPTAVRLHGPLDLAALEQALNAVIARHETLRTTIGVRDGDPIQVIAPTLRMPLQAIDLRAHPTSERESAALDLATSEAQQPFDLERGPLIRAVVIQIDRAEHLLVLVLHHIISDGWSMGVLVEELAALYQALLAHTPPAYGPAGSPLAIQYADFAVWQRQWLQDAALERLRAYWKQQLSERGALPILQLPIDRPRPALPSGRGARHSFELRQPLAEALRTFSQREGATLFMTLLAAFATLLSRYTGQTDLPIGTPIANRARPELERLIGFFANTLVLRVGLDGAPTFRALLRRVRDLCLGAYAHQELPFEQLVEMLQPERDLSRHALFQVMFVLQNTPLAALKLPSLSFEPVRLDSGTTKFDLTLTFVEQGGGLLGTLEYNTDIFVADTIARLAEHLTVLLRGIVADSERPLRDLPWLTERERRTLVTEWNATDVSYPQHGSLHALIEAQAARTPDAIAVVFQGQRLSYDELNRRANQLAHHLRRHGVGPSSLVGVSLERSLDLVVALVGILKAGAAYVPFDPSYPHERLQFMIEDAQVPVLVTQSQLLARLPETSALRICLDDADLLRGEPAHNPEVALDLDDLAYVIYTSGSTGKPKGAMNTHRGICNRLLWIEATYPLAADDRLLQKTPFSFDVSVWEFFWPLISGATLVVARPEGHKDPEYLIDVINREQITTIHFVPSMLRVFLEAPNVESCTRLRRVLCSGEALPVEVQARFFARLKAKLYNLYGPTETAVEMTYWDFSQPHECPIVPIGRPIANTQIYVLDRYDQPVPVGVSGELHIGGVQVARGYHNRPALTAEKFIPHPFSSIPGARLYRSGDLVRALPDGNMEFLGRIDYQVKLHGLRIELEEIEAVLRQHPAVHDAVVVVRDDHGGQRLVAYVVANKDAGHPLGMAPGTANSAADDSCSQLSVLGSADVRQHLGARLPEYMIPSAFVFLDELPLSPNGKVERKALPAPQAASTERESRSSPPRTPLEQRLARAWADVLNLTQIGIDDNFFEVGGDSFRAIQLAQRLEHAVSVVDVLKHQTIREQAAFMQAGLPAERSILHRIGGPQRPAMTLVCVPYGGGNAIAYRPLAQALPPDYALYAVQLPGHDLSAQDEPLEPVEAIARRCVEAIRQLDQPVALYGHCAAGCAISVEIARLLQAAGTPAQAIFLGALLPPRPRRFGLSLPRLSLLNSAVPDTLLHNYLKRLGAFDGQIDSAELRFIMKLFRHDGRCAMDYFERVLHAESQARLQSPVFCLVGDSDPLPKIMRVGSTIGSAPPSASSLR is encoded by the coding sequence ATGCGACTCGAAGATTTTTTAGCTCAGCTCCAGGTTGAGGTCACGCTAGAGCCGCTGGTCGAAGGCGATCTGGCCCATGTGGCGTACCTGACGGAGCGAACCGCAGAGTTTCATCTGACGGGCCGCGCGCGCTCCGTGGATGAGCTGGCGACGCTGTTGGAAGCAGACCAGAGCGGCGGCTGGCTCGTCGCCGTCCGCGACCGCTTCGGCGATTATGGCGTGGCGGGCGCGATCGTCGTGGCGTGGGACCGGACGGAGGCGCTGGTCGATAGCTTTGTGCTGAACTGCCGCGTCCTGGGCAAGCAGGTCGAGGACCTGACGCTGCAACAGGTGGCGCACATCGTCCAGGCGCGGGGCTGTGAGCGGATCAGGCTGGTTCATCGCGCGACACCGCGTAATGGCGCGGCGGCGGCCTTTGTCGAGCACATCGCGGGCGACCGGCTTCAGACAACCGAGGACGGCTGCCAGGTAACGCTGCCGCTGGCCGTGTTGACCACAGCGCCGACGCTAGCCGCGCCGTCCCAAAGACCACGCGCCGCTTCCTCGATCGCGCGACCTGCCGCCGCTGCCGCACGGCACGACTCGTCAGCGGCCTCCGATCTGCTGGCGATGCGCTGGGAGCGCCTGGCACCGACGCGCCGATCGGCGCTGGTGAGCGAGATCGCGACGACGCTGCGCAGCGGCGATCGGATACTGGCGCAGATCCGCCAGCGGCGGCGACACTCCCGCGAGCTGACGCAGCACTATGCGCCGCCGCGAACCGAGCTTGAGCGGAGCATTGCCGTGCTCTGGCAAGAGCTGCTGGGCGTCGATCAGGTAGGCCGCGATGACGATTTCTTCGCGCTGGGCGGTCACTCGCTGCTCGCCGCGCAGGTCGTCGGGCGGCTGCGCAGCGCCTACCACATGGATCTGCCGCTGCGCCGTCTGTTCGAGCATCCGACGATCGCGGAGCTGGCCCGCTGCATCGAGCAGACCGAGCCGAGCACCGCTGTGCCGCAGGTACCGATCGTGCCCGTACCGCGCGACGAGCCGCTGCCGCTCTCGTTCGCGCAGCGGCGGCTGTGGTTTCTGGATCAGCTTCAGCCGGGCAATGCCGCCTACAACGTCCCGACCGCTGTGCGGCTGCATGGGCCGCTCGACCTCGCCGCGCTGGAGCAAGCTCTCAACGCTGTGATCGCGCGCCACGAGACGCTGCGCACGACGATCGGTGTGCGCGACGGCGATCCGATCCAGGTGATCGCGCCCACGCTGAGGATGCCGCTGCAAGCCATCGATCTACGCGCCCATCCGACCTCTGAGCGCGAGTCTGCCGCCCTGGATCTGGCGACTTCGGAGGCACAGCAGCCCTTCGATCTTGAGCGCGGCCCGCTGATTCGTGCGGTCGTGATCCAGATTGATCGGGCCGAGCATCTGCTGGTGCTGGTGCTGCACCACATCATCAGCGATGGCTGGTCGATGGGCGTGCTCGTCGAGGAGCTAGCCGCGCTCTATCAGGCGTTGCTCGCGCATACGCCGCCAGCGTATGGCCCAGCCGGCAGCCCGCTGGCGATCCAGTACGCCGATTTTGCCGTCTGGCAGCGCCAATGGCTGCAAGACGCCGCTCTGGAACGATTACGCGCCTACTGGAAGCAGCAGCTTTCCGAGCGCGGCGCTCTGCCGATCCTGCAACTGCCGATCGACCGGCCCCGTCCGGCGCTGCCGTCGGGACGGGGCGCGCGCCACAGCTTCGAGCTGCGGCAGCCGCTCGCCGAGGCGCTTCGTACCTTCAGCCAGCGCGAAGGCGCGACGCTGTTCATGACGCTGCTGGCGGCGTTCGCGACGCTGCTCTCGCGCTACACGGGCCAGACCGACTTGCCGATCGGCACGCCGATCGCCAATCGTGCCCGTCCCGAACTTGAGCGGCTGATCGGCTTCTTCGCCAACACGCTGGTGCTGCGCGTCGGCCTGGACGGCGCGCCGACGTTCCGCGCGCTGCTGCGACGGGTGCGCGACCTCTGCCTGGGCGCGTACGCGCACCAGGAGCTACCCTTCGAGCAACTGGTCGAGATGCTCCAGCCGGAGCGCGACCTGAGTCGGCATGCGCTCTTTCAGGTGATGTTCGTGCTTCAGAACACGCCGCTGGCCGCGCTGAAGCTGCCCAGTCTGAGCTTCGAGCCGGTGCGCCTCGACAGCGGCACGACCAAGTTCGATCTGACGCTGACCTTTGTCGAACAGGGCGGCGGGCTACTCGGCACGCTGGAGTACAACACCGATATTTTCGTCGCCGATACGATCGCCAGACTTGCCGAGCATCTGACGGTGCTCCTGCGCGGCATCGTCGCCGACTCCGAGCGCCCGCTGCGCGATCTGCCCTGGCTGACCGAGCGGGAGCGTCGCACGCTGGTGACGGAGTGGAACGCGACCGACGTGAGCTATCCACAGCATGGCAGCCTCCATGCGCTGATCGAAGCGCAGGCCGCGCGCACGCCCGACGCGATTGCGGTCGTCTTCCAGGGGCAGCGTCTCTCCTACGACGAGCTGAATCGACGGGCGAACCAGCTTGCGCATCACCTCCGGCGGCACGGCGTCGGGCCGAGCAGCCTGGTCGGCGTGTCCCTGGAGCGCTCGCTGGATCTGGTCGTGGCGCTGGTCGGCATTCTCAAGGCGGGCGCAGCCTATGTGCCGTTCGATCCCTCCTATCCCCACGAGCGCCTACAGTTCATGATTGAAGATGCCCAGGTGCCGGTGCTCGTGACACAATCGCAGCTTCTCGCGCGCCTGCCGGAGACAAGCGCATTGCGCATCTGTCTGGACGATGCCGATCTCCTGCGCGGCGAGCCCGCGCATAATCCTGAGGTTGCGCTCGATCTGGATGATCTGGCGTATGTGATCTACACCTCAGGCTCGACGGGCAAGCCCAAAGGCGCGATGAATACCCATCGCGGCATCTGTAACCGCCTGCTGTGGATTGAGGCGACCTATCCGCTTGCGGCTGACGACCGCCTGCTGCAAAAAACGCCGTTCAGCTTCGACGTGTCGGTCTGGGAGTTTTTCTGGCCGCTGATCAGTGGCGCGACGCTGGTCGTGGCGCGGCCTGAAGGCCACAAAGATCCTGAGTACCTGATCGACGTGATCAACCGCGAGCAGATCACCACGATCCACTTCGTCCCATCGATGCTGCGTGTCTTTCTGGAAGCGCCGAACGTCGAATCCTGCACACGTCTGCGGCGCGTCCTCTGTAGCGGCGAGGCGCTGCCCGTCGAGGTGCAGGCGCGCTTTTTCGCCCGTCTCAAGGCCAAACTCTATAATCTCTACGGTCCGACCGAGACGGCGGTGGAGATGACGTACTGGGACTTTTCGCAGCCGCACGAGTGCCCGATCGTGCCGATCGGCAGGCCGATCGCCAACACGCAGATCTATGTACTCGACCGCTACGACCAGCCCGTGCCGGTTGGCGTATCCGGTGAGCTGCATATCGGCGGCGTGCAGGTGGCGCGTGGCTACCACAATCGCCCCGCGCTGACCGCCGAGAAGTTCATCCCCCATCCGTTCAGCAGCATTCCGGGCGCGCGGCTCTACCGCTCCGGCGACCTTGTGCGCGCGCTGCCCGACGGCAACATGGAGTTTCTAGGCCGCATCGACTATCAGGTGAAGCTGCACGGTCTGCGGATCGAGCTTGAGGAGATCGAGGCCGTGCTGCGCCAGCATCCCGCCGTACACGACGCGGTCGTCGTGGTCCGCGACGATCACGGCGGCCAGCGGTTGGTGGCGTACGTCGTAGCAAACAAAGACGCCGGGCACCCTTTGGGCATGGCACCCGGAACAGCGAACAGCGCAGCCGATGATTCTTGTTCTCAGCTCTCAGTGCTTGGTTCTGCCGACGTGCGCCAGCATCTCGGCGCGCGGTTGCCGGAGTATATGATTCCATCCGCGTTCGTCTTCCTCGACGAGCTGCCGCTCTCGCCGAACGGCAAGGTCGAGCGCAAAGCGCTGCCAGCGCCTCAGGCGGCGAGCACAGAGCGCGAGAGTCGATCCAGCCCGCCGCGCACGCCGCTGGAGCAACGTCTGGCGCGCGCCTGGGCCGATGTTCTGAATCTAACGCAGATCGGGATCGACGACAACTTCTTTGAGGTCGGCGGCGACTCGTTCCGGGCGATTCAGCTTGCGCAGCGTCTTGAGCACGCCGTATCGGTCGTGGACGTGCTGAAGCACCAGACGATCCGCGAGCAGGCGGCGTTCATGCAGGCGGGACTCCCGGCGGAGCGCTCGATCCTGCATCGGATCGGCGGCCCGCAGCGGCCTGCGATGACACTCGTGTGCGTGCCCTACGGCGGCGGCAACGCGATTGCCTATCGGCCACTGGCGCAGGCGCTCCCGCCCGACTATGCGCTGTACGCCGTGCAACTGCCAGGTCACGATCTCAGCGCCCAGGACGAGCCGCTGGAGCCGGTCGAGGCCATCGCGCGGCGCTGCGTGGAGGCGATTCGCCAGCTCGATCAGCCCGTCGCGCTCTACGGACACTGCGCGGCAGGCTGCGCTATCAGCGTCGAGATCGCGCGGCTGTTGCAGGCAGCAGGCACGCCGGCTCAGGCAATCTTCCTGGGCGCGCTCCTCCCGCCGCGCCCGCGCCGCTTTGGGCTGAGCCTGCCGCGACTATCGCTCTTGAATAGCGCTGTGCCAGATACACTGCTGCATAATTACCTCAAGCGCCTGGGCGCATTCGACGGCCAGATCGACTCTGCCGAGCTGCGCTTCATCATGAAGCTCTTCCGCCATGACGGACGCTGCGCGATGGACTATTTCGAGCGTGTGCTGCACGCAGAATCTCAGGCCAGGCTTCAGTCGCCGGTCTTCTGCCTGGTCGGCGATAGCGATCCGCTCCCAAAGATTATGCGCGTCGGGTCCACGATTGGCAGCGCACCGCCGAGCGCGTCGAGCTTAAGGTGA